CACTCTTTCCCAATGAGTGGTCTTCGGGGCAGATACTGCATAACACTTCCGACATAGCGACCGATCCAAGCCTCTCATGGCAACAAGAAACCGGTCGTCCCGGGGCGGAGTCTACGCGCTCGGGCACCCCGGTCCGCTTCTCGGTCGAAGGGGTGCGGGATGGGGTTAAGATGCGGGTCATCGTGGAGCCCAGAGGCGAAGGCATCATTACGTCGTATCCGAAACCATGAAAAACGAATCCTCACCGGCCGACACGCTGGTTCATCGTTTTCACTCGATCATTGATTCAATCACTGGCTTACCCGAAGCTGACATCGCCAACACTGAGGATCACGTCCAGGCGGGCGAGTGGGTGCTGGCTCTCGAGAACCTAACAACCCAGCTCTAC
This portion of the Actinomycetota bacterium genome encodes:
- a CDS encoding MafI family immunity protein; protein product: MKNESSPADTLVHRFHSIIDSITGLPEADIANTEDHVQAGEWVLALENLTTQLYEYDVALPPNILDSIATLGRDIGMDRHYCTQLRSIGAQGP